A DNA window from Mya arenaria isolate MELC-2E11 chromosome 17, ASM2691426v1 contains the following coding sequences:
- the LOC128223977 gene encoding uncharacterized protein LOC128223977, which translates to MHTQVERSAQYTRTIKRTKRCIRITAWATRILAILSIVYCIVAFVTLGEIEFGILLMVTAILSVMSPLNFNCCCYSDCSRNTKTDKAIGHCGVYVWMFMSNMGYVMMFGYSWYFWIASKYNNYPIDYTDYDQYPQRSRSYNSYSKDNKALLDAIFAFTLIITFFLSILNLYTFCLVYKYGCCFMNEVYKNCSQQNIETAVVISQHISARGGLPVNGVQFTNARVDAQQPFTSTGVQYLQYQP; encoded by the exons ATGCATACTCAAG TTGAAAGAAGTGCACAGTATACAAGAACCATTAAACGTACCAAAAGATGTATCCGTATCACCGCATGGGCCACAAGAATACTAGCTATTCTCAGCATTGTGTATTGTATTGTGGCGTTTGTGACACTGGGAGAAATTGAGTTCGGAATATTACTGATGGTCACAGCAATCCTT agtGTTATGAGCCCGTTAAACTTCAACTGTTGCTGCTACTCAGATTGTTCAAGAAACACAAAGACTGATAAA GCAATCGGACATTGTGGTGTCTATGTGTGGATGTTTATGAGCAACATGGGATACGTCATGATGTTTGGGTACAGCTGGTATTTCTGGATAGCATCCAAATACAATAACTACCCCATAGATTACACAGATTATGATCAATATCCACAACGAAGTCGCTCTTACAACTCATATTCCAAAGACAACAAGGCGTTGTTGGACGCAATATTTGCATTTACTTTGATCATTACTTTCTTCCTATCGATTTTAAATCTTTACACGTTTTGCCTTGTCTACAAATACGGTTGTTGCTTCATGAATGAAGTGTATAAGAACTGTTCACAGCAAAACATTGAAACGGCAGTCGTGATCAGTCAACATATATCAGCAAGAGGAGGTCTTCCGGTTAAT GGTGTGCAGTTTACAAATGCTAGAGTTGATGCTCAGCAGCCGTTTACCAGCACTGGGGTGCAGTACCTTCAATACCAGCCATAG
- the LOC128223978 gene encoding uncharacterized protein LOC128223978 produces MHTQVAGSAQSTRSAERTKRCIRISAWATRLLALLSIVFCIVAFVTIGEVVFGIFMIVTIILSVMSPLNFNCCCYSDCSRNTRTEKAIGHWAVIVWMFMSNMGYVIMFGYSWYFWLASRDSYYYRGSRYYDNYNYDYSYYYAKHDLALLDTVFAMSLLITFFLSIFNLYSFCLVYKYGCCFMNEVDKEHSQQSVETAVVMNQQISTIGVGLPINGVQFTNAAVGAQQPFTSPGMQYPQYQPYPAGPYYMAAPPQQAIGVTTDSVGVSFLPTMAAASAQASSPPPYAEADPNEKQPQ; encoded by the exons ATGCATACTCAAG TTGCCGGAAGTGCACAGAGCACGAGATCTGCTGAACGCACCAAGAGATGTATCCGTATCTCAGCATGGGCCACGCGATTACTAGCTCTTCTCAGCATCGTGTTTTGCATCGTGGCGTTTGTGACCATAGGAGAAGTTGTGTTTGGAATCTTCATGATTGTCACAATAATCCTT AGCGTTATGAGCCCGTTAAACTTCAACTGTTGCTGCTATTCGGATTGTTCAAGAAACACGAGGACTGAGAAA GCAATTGGACATTGGGCTGTCATTGTGTGGATGTTCATGAGCAACATGGGATATGTCATAATGTTTGGGTACAGCTGGTACTTCTGGCTAGCATCTAGAGATAGCTACTACTATAGAGGTTCCAGATATTATGACAATTATAACTACGATTATAGCTACTACTACGCGAAACACGACCTTGCTTTGCTGGACACAGTATTTGCAATGTCTCTGCTTATCACTTTCTTCCTATCGATATTCAACCTTTACTCGTTTTGCCTTGTCTACAAGTACGGATGTTGCTTCATGAATGAAGTCGATAAGGAACATTCCCAGCAAAGCGTTGAAACGGCAGTCGTGATGAATCAGCAAATATCTACGATCGGAGTTGGTCTTCCAATTAAC GGTGTGCAGTTCACAAATGCTGCAGTGGGTGCTCAGCAACCGTTTACAAGCCCTGGGATGCAATACCCACAATACCAGCCATATCCTGCTGGACCTTATTACATGGCTGCACCTCCCCAGCAAGCAATTGGTGTTACAACGGACTCAGTTGGCGTGTCTTTTCTACCAACAATGGCGGCTGCATCTGCACAGGCTTCCAGCCCTCCACCATACGCTGAAGCCGATCCGAATGAAAAACAACCACAGTGA